The Schistocerca piceifrons isolate TAMUIC-IGC-003096 chromosome 5, iqSchPice1.1, whole genome shotgun sequence genome has a segment encoding these proteins:
- the LOC124798631 gene encoding pro-resilin-like, which yields MKVYVLLSTLVLSVVAEPPVSRSYLPPSSEYGPPSASSLSSQYGAPAANGLSTQYGASALTGAAFGRSGASSQGPAARVSSSFGSASSRRFGAGRRIGGGLSTRYGAPSAAGRAAGFGGLGLSTQYGAPSYSGDALSTQYGAPSGNAGGLSPVYGVTGFGYGRAGGQEDSMAEPANYEFSYSVQDGETLSDFGQEESRQGESAQGQYRVLLPDGRKQIVSYQADEGGYRPTVEYQDTGLTAYSTGGYGYGRGRAGAGAGNGGYQYRR from the exons CCCCCCAGCTCTGAGTACGGACCTCCCTCGGCCTCCTCTCTCAGCTCTCAGTACGGCGCCCCAGCAGCCAACGGCCTCAGCACGCAGTACGGAGCTTCTGCGCTGACAGGCGCCGCTTTCGGTCGCTCTGGCGCTTCCAGCCAGGGTCCAGCGGCTCGTGTCTCCTCCAGCTTTGGAAGCGCCTCCTCCAGGAGGTTTGGAGCCGGTAGGAGGATCGGCGGTGGTCTCTCCACTCGCTATGGTGCTCCTTCGGCAGCTGGACGTGCAGCTGGCTTTGGAGGACTCGGTCTGTCCACACAGTATGGCGCCCCTTCTTACTCTGGTGACGCGCTCTCCACTCAGTACGGTGCGCCCTCAGGTAATGCTGGAGGCCTGTCTCCAGTCTATGGAGTGACCGGATTCGGCTACGGCCGCGCTGGAGGGCAAGAAGATTCTATGGCC GAGCCGGCCAACTACGAGTTCAGCTACTCGGTGCAGGACGGCGAGACGCTGAGTGACTTTGGACAAGAGGAGTCCAGGCAGGGGGAGAGCGCCCAGGGCCAGTACCGTGTGCTGCTGCCTGACGGCCGCAAGCAGATCGTCTCCTACCAGGCGGACGAGGGCGGCTACAGGCCCACCGTAGAGTACCAGGACACCGGACTCACCGCCTATTCCACCGGCGGATACGGCTACGGCAGAGGGCGCGCCGGAGCTGGAGCTGGAAATGGTGGATACCAATACAGACGATGA